A single window of Acidobacteriota bacterium DNA harbors:
- a CDS encoding hemolysin family protein yields the protein MESALWNAAVILLLIAANGLLALSEIAVVSARKTRLMKWAARGDRRAQAALDLQRDPGGFLSTVQTGITLVGVLAGAFGGATLAEPLARLLEGLPIAKPYLHPLALGVVVLTITYLSILLGELVPKHLALSNPERLATAVALPLRAFSRLSAPAVWLLAASTRLVLKTFRIQDHADAPLTEEELRILMDQGTAAGTFEAAERDMVHSVFRLSNRRAADVMTPRQNVVWLDAAAGAEDARKVLSETPHARYPVARGSLDNVLGVVHARDLLLRSLGGQPFDLLACLRPPAFVPENTPALKLLEVFRGNKVHMAFVVDEYGAFQGVVSLNDFLENVVGEMAHVGHGAEAEAIQREDGSWLLDGMLPIDRFKEIFQIHKLPGEDRGHFRTVGGFVMRQMGRIPKAADTVLWQGMRIEVVDMDGRRVDKVLVSRPQVGADRPEA from the coding sequence ATGGAATCGGCGCTCTGGAACGCGGCGGTCATCCTGCTCCTCATCGCGGCCAACGGTCTGTTGGCCCTCTCGGAGATCGCCGTCGTGTCCGCGCGAAAGACCCGGCTCATGAAATGGGCCGCCCGGGGGGACCGCCGGGCCCAGGCGGCGCTCGACCTCCAGCGCGATCCCGGGGGGTTTCTGTCCACGGTTCAGACGGGAATCACGCTCGTGGGCGTCCTGGCGGGGGCATTCGGAGGGGCGACCCTTGCCGAGCCTTTGGCGCGTCTCCTCGAAGGCCTGCCCATCGCCAAGCCCTACCTCCACCCTCTGGCCCTCGGGGTGGTGGTCCTGACCATCACTTACCTCTCGATCCTGCTGGGCGAATTGGTCCCCAAGCACCTGGCCCTCTCCAACCCCGAGCGCCTGGCGACGGCGGTGGCCCTCCCGCTCCGGGCTTTCTCGCGGCTTTCCGCGCCCGCCGTCTGGCTGCTGGCCGCCTCCACGCGCCTGGTCCTGAAGACTTTTCGAATCCAGGACCACGCCGATGCCCCGCTCACCGAGGAGGAACTCCGGATCCTGATGGACCAGGGGACCGCCGCCGGCACCTTCGAGGCGGCCGAGCGGGACATGGTGCACAGCGTCTTTCGGTTGAGCAACCGCCGGGCCGCCGACGTCATGACGCCGCGGCAGAACGTGGTCTGGCTCGACGCCGCGGCGGGAGCGGAGGACGCCCGGAAGGTCCTCTCGGAGACGCCTCACGCCCGCTACCCGGTGGCCAGGGGGAGTCTGGACAACGTCCTGGGTGTCGTGCACGCCCGGGACCTCCTTCTGAGAAGCCTGGGCGGACAACCCTTCGACCTCCTGGCGTGCCTGCGCCCCCCCGCCTTCGTTCCCGAAAACACGCCCGCCCTCAAACTCCTGGAGGTTTTCCGGGGCAACAAGGTCCACATGGCCTTCGTGGTGGACGAGTACGGAGCCTTCCAGGGCGTTGTCTCGCTGAACGACTTCCTGGAGAACGTGGTGGGCGAGATGGCACACGTGGGCCATGGAGCGGAAGCGGAGGCGATCCAACGGGAGGACGGCTCCTGGCTCCTGGACGGCATGCTCCCCATCGACCGGTTCAAGGAGATCTTCCAAATCCACAAGCTTCCGGGCGAAGACCGCGGCCACTTTCGAACGGTGGGAGGCTTCGTCATGCGGCAGATGGGACGCATTCCCAAGGCCGCCGACACGGTTCTCTGGCAGGGGATGCGCATCGAGGTCGTGGACATGGATGGACGGCGCGTGGACAAGGTTCTCGTGTCCAGGCCCCAGGTCGGCGCGGACAGGCCGGAGGCGTAG
- the bfr gene encoding bacterioferritin: MKGDPKVVKALNDLLAEELTAINQYMVHSEMCDNWGYEKLHKAIEKLAFDEMHHAEWLIQRILFLEGGPTVSKLNKMNIGKSVKDMVLNDYKSEVDAVKAYNAAMKLAVECADNGTRDLLNKILKDEESHVDWAEIQRDQIDQMGLENYLQNQVVPK, translated from the coding sequence ATGAAAGGCGATCCCAAGGTGGTGAAGGCGCTCAACGACCTTCTGGCCGAAGAACTTACGGCCATCAACCAGTACATGGTCCATTCGGAAATGTGCGACAACTGGGGGTACGAAAAGCTCCACAAGGCCATCGAGAAGCTGGCCTTCGACGAGATGCACCACGCCGAGTGGCTCATCCAGCGCATCCTCTTCCTGGAGGGTGGGCCGACGGTGTCCAAACTCAACAAGATGAACATCGGCAAGTCCGTGAAGGACATGGTTCTCAACGACTACAAGTCCGAAGTGGACGCGGTGAAGGCTTACAACGCCGCCATGAAACTGGCGGTGGAGTGCGCCGACAACGGCACCCGCGACCTCCTGAACAAGATCCTGAAGGACGAGGAATCCCACGTGGATTGGGCCGAGATCCAGCGCGACCAGATCGACCAGATGGGGCTGGAGAATTACCTCCAGAACCAGGTCGTGCCGAAGTAG